The following are encoded together in the Bos mutus isolate GX-2022 chromosome 3, NWIPB_WYAK_1.1, whole genome shotgun sequence genome:
- the AGXT gene encoding alanine--glyoxylate aminotransferase has product MLWALTTARAVLGHRTAGWVRTMASHSLLVAPPAALSKPLFIPSRLLLGPGPSNLTPRVMAVGGLQVLGHMHQEVYQIMDEIKQGIQYVFQTRNPLSLAISGSGHCALEAALFNLLEPGDSFLVGVSGIWGQRAQDIAERIGARVYPMVKAPGGHFTLPEVEEALARHKPVLLFLAHGESSTGVLQPLDGYGELCHRHQCLLLVDSVASLGGAPVYMDQQGIDVLYSGSQKVLNAPPGTSLISFSNKAKNKIYARKTKPVSFYLDIQWLANFWGCDDKPRTYHHTTPVTSLYSLRESLAHLAEQGLENSWRQHREASEYLHACLQGLGLQLFVKDPALRLPTITSVVVPTGYDWRDIVKYIMDHHDIEIAGGLGPSAGKVLRIGLLGGNATRESVDRVTRALREALQRCPRSKL; this is encoded by the exons ATGCTCTGGGCACTGACCACGGCCAGGGCGGTCCTGGGACACAGGACGGCAGGCTGGGTGAGGACGATGGCCTCCCACTCGCTGCTGGTGGCCCCCCCGGCGGCCCTGAGCAAGCCGCTGTTCATCCCCAGCCGGCTTCTGCTGGGGCCTGGCCCCTCCAACCTGACCCCCCGCGTCATGGCGGTCGGGGGGCTGCAGGTGCTGGGACACATGCACCAGGAGGTGTACCAG ATCATGGATGAGATCAAGCAAGGCATCCAGTACGTGTTCCAGACCAGGAACCCCCTGAGCCTGGCCATCAGCGGCTCAGGGCACTGTGCCCTGGAGGCTGCCCTGTTCAACCTGCTGGAGCCAGGCGACTCCTTCCTGGTCGGGGTCAGCGGTATCTGGGGGCAGCGGGCCCAGGACATCGCGGAGCGCATAG GAGCCCGCGTGTACCCGATGGTCAAGGCGCCTGGAGGCCACTTCACTCTGCCGGAGGTGGAGGAG GCCCTGGCCCGGCACAAGCCGGTGCTCCTGTTCCTGGCCCACGGAGAGTCGTCCACCGGCGTGCTGCAGCCCCTCGATGGCTATGGGGAGCTCTGTCACAG GCACCAGTGCCTGCTCCTGGTGGACTCCGTGGCATCCCTGGGCGGGGCCCCCGTCTACATGGACCAGCAGG GCATCGATGTCCTGTACTCGGGCTCCCAGAAGGTTCTGAATGCGCCCCCGGGCACCTCGCTCATCTCCTTCAGCAACAAGGCCAA AAATAAGATCTATGCTCGTAAGACCAAGCCCGTCTCTTTCTACCTGGACATCCAGTGGCTGGCCAACTTCTGGGGCTGTGATGACAAGCCCAGGAC GTACCACCACACCACCCCTGTCACCAGCCTGTACAGCCTGAGGGAGAGCCTGGCCCACCTGGCGGAGCAG GGCCTGGAGAACAGCTGGCGGCAGCACCGCGAGGCCTCCGAGTACCTGCACGCGTGCCTGCAGGGGCTGGGCCTGCAGCTGTTCGTGAAGGACCCG GCGCTCCGGCTGCCCACCATCACCAGCGTGGTGGTCCCCACGGGCTATGACTGGAGGGACATCGTCAAGTACATCATGGACCACCATGACATAGAGATTGCGGGCGGCCTTGGGCCCTCGGCGGGGAAG GTGCTGCGGATCGGCCTGCTGGGCGGCAACGCCACCCGGGAGAGCGTGGACCGAGTGACCCGGGCCCTGCGGGAGGCCCTGCAGCGCTGCCCCCGCAGCAAGCTGTGA
- the MAB21L4 gene encoding protein mab-21-like 4 yields the protein MPAAMAVQVPLWHHYLQALRSRAASRAQEHQRAEDVVLTLLERAHALDPRFLVDYSRDLEAFQFALRSSEGPLDVEVPLWVDAEALVIEQMGAAEAGDGLGCCRLGLPKEAAGLERWKADDVFEASPEGSAGCCGHIVPSKVLRVLKDLLVAAVVYCKHHGLIMPGSLSADSLREEQLSLSLRVSSGWRTLHFNMVPVVRKRLRVPALEGAQLVPGFPEGALRGIIRQEVALVPAGAELWRVSTDYLLTRLLGALGCLRGHRLDSLSILDRVNHESWRDGGRSPGLTFGHLKMVLLWAAALFPAPEDWAELQGAVYRPLVVLLCCLATRNLPHFLHPERNLLQDAGLDLGALYQRVERFASQPEAALRIHATHLGRSPPPRVGSGLRALLQLPAGGPAYWATAYFDVLLDKFQAFNIQDEQRVSAMQSVFLKTKTLGAEER from the exons ATGCCCGCAGCCATGGCCGTGCAGGTGCCCCTGTGGCACCACTACCTGCAAGCCCTGCGCTCGCGGGCGGCGTCCCGGGCACAGGAGCACCAGCGCGCGGAGGACGTGGTGCTCACCCTGCTGGAGCGGGCGCACGCCCTGGACCCCCGCTTCCTCGTGGACTATTCCCGGGACCTGGAGGCCTTCCAGTTTGCCCTGCGCTCCTCGGAGGGCCCACTGGACGTGGAGGTGCCCCTGTGGGTGGACGCCGAGGCCCTGGTGATTGAGCAGATGGGGGCCGCCGAAGCGGGGGACGGCCTGGGGTGCTGCCGCCTGGGCCTCCCCAAGGAAGCGGCCGGCCTGGAGCGCTGGAAGGCGGACGACGTCTTCGAGGCCTCCCCGGAGGGCAGCGCTGGGTGCTGCGGCCACATCGTGCCCAGCAAGGTCCTGCGGGTCCTCAAGGACCTGCTGGTGGCGGCCGTCGTGTACTGCAAGCACCACGGCCTCATCATGCCAG GCTCCCTGAGCGCGGACAGCCTGAGGGAGGAGCAGCTCAGCCTGTCCCTGCGGGTGTCCAGCGGCTGGAGGACGCTCCACTTCAACATGGTGCCCGTGGTGCGGAAGAGGCTCAGGGTGCCTGCCCTGGAGGGGGCCCAGCTGGTGCCAGGGTTCCCTGAGGGCGCCCTGCGAGGGATCATCCGCCAGGAGGTGGCCCTGGTGCCGGCCGGCGCTGAGCTCTGGAG GGTCTCCACTGACTACCTGCTCACCAGGCTGCTGGGGGCGCTGGGCTGCCTCCGGGGCCACCGCCTAGACAGCCTGTCCATCCTCGACCGGGTCAACCATGAGAGCTGGCGGGACGGTGGCCGGAGCCCAGGCCTGACCTTTGGCCACTTGAAG ATGGTGCTTCTGTGGGCCGCCGCGCTCTTCCCCGCGCCCGAGGACTGGGCAGAGCTTCAGGGCGCCGTGTACCGCCCCCTGGTGGTGCTGCTCTGCTGCCTGGCCACCAGGAACCTGCCGCACTTCCTGCACCCCGAGCGGAACCTGCTGCAGGACGCGGGCCTGGACCTGGGCGCCCTCTACCAGCGCGTCGAGCGCTTTGCCAGCCAGCCCGAGGCCGCCCTGCGCATCCACGCCACCCACCTGGGCCGCAGCCCCCCACCGCGCGTGGGCAGCGGGCTCCGGGCGCTCCTGCAGCTGCCCGCCGGCGGGCCTGCCTACTGGGCCACTGCCTACTTCGATGTCCTGCTGGACAAG TTTCAGGCCTTCAACATCCAGGACGAGCAGCGGGTCTCAGCCATGCAGAGCGTCTTCCTGAAGACCAAGACCCTGGGTGCCGAGGAGCGCTGA